In Gossypium arboreum isolate Shixiya-1 chromosome 3, ASM2569848v2, whole genome shotgun sequence, the sequence attttttgAGAGCCAAAACCCTTACTTGCCCCCCGCCACCCCCTCTCTTACGACGCAACCTTTCCGTGTGATAAGGACATATGTATTTACAACTTCatccatatattttaaatatgatcTGTCATATCCAAAGTTATATTTAACACCTAAATTAATAGCTAGGTTGTAGAATTAACAAAAGATTTTAACAACCAAAGTTTTTTGTCATGTTGTGGTATTAgatactttttctttattttcttcgaccctaaaaataaaaaataaacaaataaaaaggcttaatcaaTCTTATAAAAATTAGTTTGGTGGTTGAATTGAATTGGTTAGGCCattaattctcaattcaatcaattcaaattaaatataaaaaacaataataaaaaaatagaaaaatattaaaaaattataaatcaattcaatcgatttaaccatcaatttttttGTCTCAATTTCTAACTTTTTATTATCAGTTCACAACAATTTACTCTGCATCTAATTTTATGCTACGAAATGATTTACCTATTCTCGATCCAACCAATTTACTACCTCTTTCTTTCCCAAGTGctatcatttcatatttaaactaaccaaccaaaacactttttttttctttctcaacaaCTAAGTTTAACAACCCAATTTGTGTTTAAGATATAAtgttaataatgataaaataatacaACAATCGAGTTCTTCACAGACACCTGTTTGACATAAGTTCAAACTATGCTACTCTTATTCTTCAGCCCGATATTGTATAAAAAATGTAAAAACTCAAGATTAAATATAATatgaaaaacaaaataataaacttACCTTTGAAATTTGAAGaaaattataacaaaaaaaaCTTTCTTTTTTAAGTAATCCCCTTGCCTGATCGACCTCGCCACCTCTCACCACCACTTTTTTCGGCCCCACCTTACCAACACCCTCCATTCTTTtgtcccttctttttcttttgaatgGGTGTTGCCAGTTGTTTCCTCTCCTTCTAATGTTGCGGCCTTCATCGGCCAGCCAGCCCCTCAAATGAGCCTTTTAAAGTTCAAAATTTAAGGTTGAAGTTTCGATTAGTGGTGTAGGTTTGGACCAAGAATCTCTACGTGACAGTGGGTTATTTAGATCATGAGGTCAAGTTCTTTATCTCTAGGCTTGATTCTTCTCTCACTCGTTTACATCACTGATCTTTGCTTCTAATTAAGGTGAATATGTACTTTTATATCATAACTGTGCTCGTGACGCTCCTCGTGTTTCCTCTCTGTGTGTGATCAACATGTATGCAGATGGTATGGATGGCTTCGACTCTAGGATTCGAGTCCTGGTCTATTCAACCTCCGAACTTTTTCTCTAGTAGTGGGCCTATGAACTGATACCAGTAGTGTTGATTCTTTTGTGAACTCCACTTTTTATGAAGCttgttatatataaaaaaaaatcccaTAGATGTAAGCCAACAGAAAGCTGAAACTTGTCTGCATGTTGCTCAGATTCTAATTCTCCAAGTTGGGGGAGACAACAATATGGTTGTTATCCAAATCCCATAAACtaaaaaatgaaaaggaaaaaaaaatcattgTTGGGACTTCGAATTTATGCCTAAACCCAACACTCGAGTGAGTTAAACCCAGCTGTCTACCtttgtttctttcttcttttacATCCTCaaattgttacttttattttaaattagccCCTAAACTTCAAAATATTCTAATTATATATCTAAATTATCCAGATTATATCAATTAAGTCATTTCATtactaaaatcattaaaattaatatagtAAAAGTAAAATGATACGTCATATTTTATGCGgtgtaatttaaaatgaaaattttaaagaaaaattaatataataaaagtaGATGTAGTAAAATTATTGGTTTTGAGGTTTTCGAAGCTATTACGCTTTATCGCTCACAatctttttttttcagttttactataattttagtttttactgTTAAAACTTATGTGGCAATGTTttacttttctttaattttttttacttttaaattatATCACCTAAAATTTGACATGTCATTTATAgttaaattaacaattttaataatgaaaggacctaattgatataactttaataatttagggatgtaattaaaatattattaaaatttgaaaaccaaTTTAAAATATGGATTATAGTTTGGGGTGTTTAATATAATTAACTCTTTTTCAAGTTTTTCCTAAAAAGGGGTTGCAATTTCGAGTTGTAAATTTGGGtttcaattaattttaattcaattcgaTTTTATCATAAGGAATCAATAATCGAAATCTAAAATCATTTGAATAAATAATTCGAAATTATCTAAGTCTGAAGTAACCCAAACTCTAAATCATCTCATTCTATCccataattatttgattttaaaaaatttaaacagtAAATAAGAACAGCTTATATATGAAATCGAATTAAATCAAATTCTTgtgacaaattttaaaaaaaaacttattttgtTATGATCTAAATTAACTCCCCAATTTACATAGAAAGGTCATGAGGCATCACTACTACTTACTTAAGATTCCATTTTCTGTATTGGGAAAAGGATACAATTTTCAAAGAACAAAAATTTGGAATACATTCCCAAACCATGATGACATTATCAGCATATACTTAGACTTTTTAGTGGGTAACACAGTTGTAAAATTATTCTTATCTTCAAAAAATCTCGTTTTCACCCCAAATATCTTCCATCTAAAAATATAATACTATATTAATAGTAGAATTTAATAAAATACAATGACTAAATTCACAATTTACATAAAGTACAGAGATTAATAGAAAATTTTGACTTTTTTAACTTGCAACTATAATTACAATTATAAAGAATACATATTTGAATCAACTATAACCAACATCAAGCGTTACAAACCACAATTATACTAATAGTATGAATATATTTGGAGAAAAATTAGAATAGTTTTGGATATGGTAAACTACATTTAaggtcattaaactattagtaaatttacgttttaatcacttaacttcaaaaaattacaaaataactaTTGAAGTATTCAAAAATTTGCATTTAGGTCATTGAACttttaaaaagtttttatttaagtcatttgggttattatttagaaaaaaattcaGCTAGCGAGTTTTAAtcataccttagatccaagtcaATCTGACGATCAATGTTGGAGATCGAaaaaaaattgtttgaatttttGTTTGTAAATTCATGATGTTCAAAGttatttaatgaaaaaaattaattataaaagacAAATAAAATGAGAGTTTGAGTAGACAGTGCGAATAGAGGGCAATTTTAGTCAAAGTAGAAAATCATATGTTGATTAAACCATGTACATATGAacatacaaaatcatacaaattTATGAGAAAAAAGAACTTTTACTTTATTTATTCACTCTAAATCTTTCCAAGTCACCGAGTACTCTTCTTCCCTTAGTAGCTTCTTTTGCCTAGCAATGAAAGCCTCAACCGTGTTCCGAAACTGCTCGTTACTCATTCCGTCTTCGGCACATGATCTCATCGTCGATTTCTCTTCCGAACCGCAGCATTTAACGTACTTTTCGGACCCCAGCCTCCGAAGCTGGCTGCAATGTTTATCGCTTTTCGTCTTCTTCATGTTCTCCGATTGCGTCCTACGTAAATTCTTTGGACCATGCACGTCGAGACGAACTATCCTTTTCTCTTCGGCCACCACTACCCTTTTCTTCTCGGTTACGTACGGATGGGTCGCGTGGCTTTTCTCGACAAACTTTTCGTAAAGGTCGGTTTTCGTCGAATCGTGAGACGAAAACTTTCCGGCTTTTACGAAGAgagtgatgatgatgatgttacCGACAACGAAAACGAAACGAGGACTCACGAGAGTGACCGATAACCCACGGAAATACTCGCCTGAGTTTTTGACGGCGACCGGGAGATGAGTTGTAGTAAACCGGGAGATCACCACGAGAAGAACAAAAACCTCGACGAATCTCAGCAAATTTGCTGTGTTGTATAACTGACGATGCTTCAACATCGCATTTTTCTTCTCCGATTTAATATCAAATGCATCCATAATTTACAGTAAAAAAGCAAATAAATCGATGGAAAAACTGGGTTTTCTTTGAATTTTCTGGGTTTACAACAAAAGAGAAGTGAGGATATATGGATTATAAGATTTTAATCTGCTGTTTTGTTCGATGGCTTAGGAATATTAAGGGTACTTGCTTGAAATGTGAAGGAGTGTTATAAATAGAATTGAGGATAAAAGGAAtatcaactttttattttaatgtttttatattccttttttaaaaagaaaaactttATATTCCTTCaatttaatatttctttgaaaattatgttagttttatctttttttttatttttacttaatttagaTAATTTTATATAGATCTAACTTTAGAATAAATCTGAAAATATCTCTTGAACATCTCAATTTTACCGTCAAACACAATTCTCACGTaagattattttttatatatataattacaccaaatatatacatacaattttaaaatttatttattaagttaaatatttatcttttaatttgatatgACTTAATTCACAATTTTCTCTATGTTAAAGGATGTTACAAAAATTGCAAGTCAATTTTAGCCAATGAAAGAGCATCACATGACAATTACATCACATgataattaatcttatttaaaataaaaatattaaatttaaattaaacaattagaaaattataaatcaaatgtttaaatattaaaaatacttttGACTTTGACCAATTGTTGACTAGCATTAATCGATTGTTGACCTCCATTAACTGGCCATATGGCTCTATTAGAACATGTCAtgtatcttttttatttttcagtattatatattatattgattaaaatgtaaaaaattataaatttataaaatatattttaaaaattcattgaaaaatgttataaaaataaaaaataattttaaaccttTTCTTAAATTACagtttttttacattttttaataatattatttatttcaactaatttcttttcacatatattttaatagtttttatgTTTTTTCTAGATTATATATGTTTCTGaattttcatatatatttttatatttttaatatgtatatacatttaataaaagaaaatatttatatttttacgaAAAGATGACACATAACACTTTGTGATTGGTTATAAGAATTTTTTAACATTTATTAAAATTGGACTAAAAATATAATAGAAGAATATTTGAAGTACCGAATTGAAAGTTTGAGTATACTTTAATTATCAAATCGTGACAAAAACttaaataccaaaataaaaaataaatatattttaagaaTCAAATCATTcgatattaatataaattaatattatttaagaaaaataattagtgAAAGGACAGTAACCAAATAACCGCCAAGTAGTAC encodes:
- the LOC108475679 gene encoding uncharacterized protein LOC108475679, yielding MDAFDIKSEKKNAMLKHRQLYNTANLLRFVEVFVLLVVISRFTTTHLPVAVKNSGEYFRGLSVTLVSPRFVFVVGNIIIITLFVKAGKFSSHDSTKTDLYEKFVEKSHATHPYVTEKKRVVVAEEKRIVRLDVHGPKNLRRTQSENMKKTKSDKHCSQLRRLGSEKYVKCCGSEEKSTMRSCAEDGMSNEQFRNTVEAFIARQKKLLREEEYSVTWKDLE